DNA from Egibacteraceae bacterium:
CTCCTGGATGACGCCCGGGCTCGCCCGGGCGTCGTTCGTGTACGCCCCCCGCTCGCGGCACAACCGGAAGCCCGGCTTCCGGTGCAACCCGCCGGCTGACTGTCGCCGCAGGTTGTTCGCCACCGACGCAGCGGAACCCCGACCCAAGCGCACCGCGGAGTTGCCGCGCCGCCGCACCGTCAGAACGCCCGAGCCCGTGGGTCGGGCCGAGCACCGAGGACGATGATGCCCACCATCCAGCAGCTGGTTCGCAAGGGCCGCCAGGACAAGGCGGAGAAGGCCAAGACCCCGGCATTGAAGGGGTCGCCGCAACGCCGTGGTGTGTGCACGCGCGTGTACACCACCACGCCGAAGAAGCCGAACTCCGCGCTGCGCAAGGTCTGCCGTGTGCGGTTGACCTCGCAGATCGAGGTGACCGCCTACATCCCGGGCGAGGGCCACAACCTGCAGGAGCACTCGATCGTGCTCGTGCGCGGCGGTCGCGTGAAGGACCTCCCCGGTGTGCGCTACAAGGTCGTGCGGGCGGCGCTTGACGCCTCCGGTGTGCGGGACCGCAAGCAGGCGCGGTCCAAGTACGGCGCCAAGAAGGAGGGGTAGGGCATGCCTCGCAAGGGACCGGCACCCAAGCGGCCGCTGCTAGCGGACCCGAAGCACGAGAGCACGCTGGTCACCCAGCTGATCAACAAGATGATGCTGGACGGCAAGCGCTCCATCGCCGAGCGGCTCGTGTACGACGCCTTCGAGCTCATGCGTGAGCGCACCGGCGCCGACCCGGTGCAGACGTTCAAGAAGGGCCTCGACAACGTGAAGCCCGCGTTGGAGGTCAAGTCCCGGCGCGTCGGCGGTGCGACCTACCAGGTCCCGATCGAGGTGCGCCAGGGCCGGGGCACCACGCTCGCCCTGCGCTGGGTCGCGCAGTACGCCCGCGCCCGCCGCGAACCGACGATCTCGGAGCGGTTGGCCGGTGAGCTGCTCGACGCGAGCAACAACGCCGGCGCGGCGGTCAAGCGCCGCGAAGACACCCACAAGATGGCCGAGGCCAACAAGGCCTTCGCCCACTATCGCTGGTAGGAGTCATGGCTAAGCGCGACTTTCCGATCCGTCTGACCCGCAACATCGGGATCATGGCGCACATCGACGCCGGCAAGACCACCACCACCGAGCGCATCCTCTTCTACACCGGCCGGTCCTACAAGATGGGTGAGGTGCACGAGGGTGCTGCCGTCATGGACTGGATGGACCAGGAGCAGGAGCGGGGCATCACGATCACGTCGGCCGCCA
Protein-coding regions in this window:
- the rpsL gene encoding 30S ribosomal protein S12; this translates as MPTIQQLVRKGRQDKAEKAKTPALKGSPQRRGVCTRVYTTTPKKPNSALRKVCRVRLTSQIEVTAYIPGEGHNLQEHSIVLVRGGRVKDLPGVRYKVVRAALDASGVRDRKQARSKYGAKKEG
- the rpsG gene encoding 30S ribosomal protein S7 yields the protein MPRKGPAPKRPLLADPKHESTLVTQLINKMMLDGKRSIAERLVYDAFELMRERTGADPVQTFKKGLDNVKPALEVKSRRVGGATYQVPIEVRQGRGTTLALRWVAQYARARREPTISERLAGELLDASNNAGAAVKRREDTHKMAEANKAFAHYRW